A part of Myxococcus landrumus genomic DNA contains:
- a CDS encoding POTRA domain-containing protein translates to MLGFWLCVLSSSGSLAQASSSGVSGQNVVAVELHLPGGVDAQGLSALVAVHKGQVLTAGTVRRSVERLWATGRFSDVVARAEDVPGGVRVVFQLTPVSRLARLRFEGHAVMSDAELVEASGLLEGGPLDGEELEGAVSAVLQAYQRKGYDSVKVTARQEPVTDGVAVSLLIAEGQPTRVRQVSFSGSPGLSLPRLLEVLAMRPGEVFDRVRLDTGLDHLRTLLREEGYWRAQVGTPSVLVEANSASVAVPLSAGPRYQVRFHGNHRFSAELLQRVLAHDAAEPLDEVVAGRLARRVESFYRHRGFNDAKVRSREVVRPDGELAVLAFDVDEGQSLRVSDVRFHGNNSLGAKTLRAHLAERIRASAHQPELDLRLQDDPLDVEGRHGRELSSLEPMPDPSTVYVEEAWLEATESMMEAYRERGFLSSTVTFRGLTVDARTRTAVADFDVEEGPQARVTEIRYEGVPEGMVALTARGGVGVHKGLPLSFEAVEAARVSLERGLAQQGYLFAKVTTESSVGEDGQSATVVFRADAGPQVKVGKVLVQGLTRTDPDLVMANLDLEEGKPLAPDALLEGQRRLARLGLFRQVDVALADPARREPTKDVVVTVHERPRLDGQVSGGYFLVDGPRITLDTTYRNLDGLGLSLIARGKVNYAGWSAEALSADRRIACQQSGGAASAGCDVELQGLSGLGGRGNLALSQPRLFFLLPFEVGARLDLIAERVHRPSYVSTRFAAAAALDWAVTSWFNASLSYEVENNQLRSRAGVLELLNRADQERLRYPFGDFALHSLRPSITLDFRDDPANPRKGLVLISSAELTRGISVAPTDVAGNAVAAFPINGVKLSSNLSGYIPLGRRASLALSARAGTIVPLEPGAQTIGSKLFYLGGSSSLRGFREDGVLPEDVREALHQQLRDCRALISPSGCSGELKAVLAGQVPASQGGELFTLGKAELRLPALASVDLGLFLEAGNLWLDRTRMDLERLRYAAGVGLRYVTPVGPLAFDVGFNLNPDEEINEAQTQFHFSIGTF, encoded by the coding sequence GTGCTGGGATTCTGGTTGTGTGTCCTGAGTTCGAGCGGTTCGCTCGCGCAGGCCTCCTCCAGCGGTGTCTCCGGACAGAACGTGGTCGCCGTGGAGCTGCACCTGCCCGGTGGGGTGGACGCGCAGGGGTTGAGCGCGTTGGTGGCGGTGCACAAGGGCCAGGTCCTGACGGCGGGGACGGTGAGGCGCTCGGTGGAGCGGCTCTGGGCCACGGGCCGCTTCTCGGACGTGGTGGCGCGGGCGGAGGATGTCCCGGGTGGCGTGCGCGTCGTGTTCCAGCTCACGCCCGTGTCCCGGCTGGCCAGGCTGCGCTTCGAGGGCCACGCGGTGATGTCGGACGCGGAGCTCGTGGAGGCCAGTGGGCTTCTCGAGGGCGGTCCGCTGGACGGGGAGGAGCTGGAGGGAGCGGTGTCGGCCGTGCTCCAGGCGTATCAGCGCAAGGGCTACGACTCGGTGAAGGTGACCGCGCGTCAGGAGCCCGTGACGGACGGCGTGGCGGTGTCGCTGCTCATCGCGGAGGGACAGCCGACGCGTGTCCGGCAGGTGAGCTTCTCGGGCAGCCCGGGCCTGTCACTGCCCCGGTTGTTGGAAGTGCTGGCGATGCGGCCGGGCGAGGTGTTCGACCGGGTGCGGCTGGATACAGGGTTGGACCACCTGCGCACGCTCCTGCGCGAGGAGGGCTACTGGCGCGCGCAGGTGGGAACGCCGTCGGTGCTGGTGGAGGCGAACTCCGCATCGGTGGCGGTGCCGCTGTCTGCGGGGCCCAGGTACCAGGTGCGCTTCCATGGCAACCATCGCTTCTCCGCGGAGCTCTTGCAGCGGGTCCTGGCGCACGACGCCGCGGAGCCGCTCGACGAGGTGGTGGCGGGGCGACTGGCGCGGCGGGTGGAGTCCTTCTACCGGCATCGGGGATTCAACGACGCGAAGGTGCGTTCACGCGAGGTGGTGAGGCCGGATGGAGAGCTGGCGGTGCTCGCGTTCGACGTGGACGAGGGGCAGTCCCTGCGGGTCTCCGACGTCCGCTTCCACGGCAACAACTCGCTCGGCGCGAAGACGTTGAGGGCGCATCTGGCCGAGCGCATTCGCGCGAGCGCCCATCAGCCCGAGCTGGACCTCCGACTCCAGGATGACCCGCTGGACGTCGAAGGTCGTCATGGGCGCGAGCTCTCCTCGCTGGAGCCGATGCCGGACCCGTCCACGGTGTACGTCGAGGAGGCGTGGCTGGAAGCGACGGAGTCGATGATGGAGGCGTACCGGGAGCGGGGCTTCCTGTCCTCGACGGTGACGTTCCGAGGGTTGACGGTGGACGCGAGGACGCGGACCGCCGTGGCCGACTTCGACGTGGAGGAGGGGCCGCAAGCGCGGGTGACGGAGATTCGCTACGAGGGCGTGCCCGAGGGCATGGTGGCGCTCACCGCGCGCGGCGGAGTGGGGGTGCACAAGGGGCTCCCGCTGAGCTTCGAGGCGGTGGAGGCGGCGCGCGTGTCGCTGGAGCGGGGGCTGGCGCAGCAGGGCTATCTCTTCGCGAAGGTCACCACGGAGTCCTCCGTGGGCGAGGACGGCCAGTCCGCGACGGTGGTGTTCCGCGCGGACGCGGGGCCGCAGGTGAAGGTGGGCAAGGTGCTGGTGCAGGGGTTGACTCGCACGGACCCGGACCTGGTCATGGCCAACCTGGACCTGGAGGAGGGCAAGCCGCTGGCACCCGATGCGTTGCTGGAGGGACAGCGGAGGCTGGCGCGGCTGGGGTTGTTCCGGCAGGTGGACGTGGCGCTCGCGGACCCCGCGCGCCGCGAGCCGACCAAGGACGTGGTGGTGACGGTGCATGAGCGTCCCCGCCTGGATGGCCAGGTCTCCGGTGGTTACTTCCTGGTGGACGGTCCTCGCATCACCCTGGACACGACGTACCGCAACCTCGATGGGCTGGGCCTCAGCCTGATTGCTCGCGGGAAGGTGAACTACGCGGGCTGGAGCGCGGAGGCGTTGTCCGCGGACCGGCGCATCGCGTGTCAGCAGTCCGGCGGCGCGGCCTCCGCGGGCTGCGACGTGGAGCTCCAGGGACTGAGTGGACTGGGAGGCCGAGGCAACCTGGCGCTGTCGCAGCCGCGCTTGTTCTTCCTCCTGCCCTTCGAGGTGGGTGCGCGACTGGACCTGATTGCCGAGCGCGTGCACCGGCCCTCGTATGTGTCCACGAGGTTCGCCGCGGCCGCGGCGTTGGACTGGGCGGTGACGTCCTGGTTCAACGCCTCGCTGTCCTACGAAGTGGAGAACAACCAGCTTCGCTCCCGTGCGGGAGTGTTGGAGTTGCTCAACCGCGCGGACCAGGAGCGCCTGCGCTATCCGTTCGGCGACTTCGCGTTGCACTCGCTGCGGCCGTCCATCACGCTCGACTTCCGGGATGACCCGGCGAATCCTCGCAAGGGCCTGGTGCTCATCAGCAGCGCGGAGCTCACGCGAGGCATCAGCGTGGCGCCCACGGATGTGGCGGGCAATGCCGTTGCGGCCTTCCCCATCAACGGCGTGAAGCTGTCGAGCAACCTGAGCGGGTACATCCCCCTGGGGCGGCGAGCCAGCCTGGCGCTGTCGGCGCGCGCGGGGACCATCGTCCCGCTGGAGCCGGGGGCGCAGACCATCGGCTCGAAGCTGTTCTACCTGGGAGGTTCATCGAGCCTCCGCGGCTTCCGCGAGGACGGTGTCCTGCCAGAGGACGTGCGCGAGGCCCTGCATCAACAGTTGCGAGACTGCCGCGCGCTCATCAGCCCGTCAGGATGTTCGGGAGAGCTGAAGGCGGTGCTCGCGGGACAGGTGCCAGCGAGTCAGGGTGGAGAGCTCTTCACGTTGGGCAAGGCGGAGCTGCGGCTTCCGGCGCTCGCGTCGGTGGACCTGGGGTTGTTCCTGGAAGCGGGCAACCTGTGGCTGGACCGGACGCGGATGGACCTGGAGCGGCTGCGGTACGCGGCGGGCGTGGGGCTTCGGTACGTGACGCCCGTGGGCCCGCTGGCGTTCGACGTGGGCTTCAACCTGAACCCGGACGAGGAAATCAACGAGGCGCAGACGCAGTTCCACTTCAGCATCGGTACGTTCTGA
- a CDS encoding Ppx/GppA phosphatase family protein, with translation MPRFATIDVGTNSVLLLVAERTPEGRFEPVLERAEITRLGRGVDATRRLSAEGMEATLSVLESFAREAREAGAQDIAVSATSAARDASNGPEFLAAAKERAGVTVEIISGQMEAELSFAAVHADFASESAGPLLVLDIGGGSTEFIYGNPAGHVGFRHSFDVGAVRMTERFVSSDPLSSENRARIQAHLRDTFKALPPPPPDAALVGVAGTVTTLYAVQHAIDPYDAERVHGGSLSLGELTSLVDRLCQMPVEERRTLPGMQPKRADVIPAGALILLESVKALGLEGCRVSDRGLRWGLLAHRFGAGAARS, from the coding sequence ATGCCGCGATTCGCCACCATCGATGTGGGTACCAACTCCGTGCTGTTGCTGGTCGCGGAGCGCACCCCGGAAGGCCGCTTCGAGCCCGTCTTGGAGCGCGCCGAAATCACCCGATTGGGACGCGGCGTGGACGCCACCCGCCGGCTGTCGGCGGAAGGCATGGAGGCGACGCTGTCCGTGCTGGAGTCCTTCGCGCGCGAGGCCCGCGAGGCAGGCGCCCAGGACATCGCGGTGTCCGCCACCAGCGCCGCGCGCGACGCGAGCAATGGCCCGGAGTTCCTCGCCGCCGCGAAGGAGCGCGCGGGCGTCACGGTGGAAATCATCTCCGGTCAGATGGAGGCGGAGCTGTCGTTCGCGGCGGTGCATGCGGACTTCGCCAGTGAGTCGGCCGGGCCGCTGCTCGTGCTGGATATCGGCGGAGGCTCCACCGAGTTCATCTATGGCAACCCCGCGGGCCACGTGGGCTTCCGCCACAGCTTCGACGTGGGCGCGGTGCGGATGACCGAGCGCTTCGTGAGCTCCGACCCGCTCTCCTCGGAGAATCGCGCACGCATCCAGGCGCACCTGCGCGACACGTTCAAGGCCCTGCCCCCTCCTCCGCCCGACGCCGCGCTGGTGGGTGTCGCAGGCACCGTGACGACGCTGTACGCCGTGCAGCACGCCATCGACCCGTACGACGCGGAGCGGGTCCACGGCGGCTCGCTCTCGCTCGGTGAATTGACCTCACTGGTGGACCGCCTCTGCCAGATGCCGGTGGAGGAGCGGCGCACGCTTCCGGGCATGCAGCCCAAGCGCGCGGACGTCATCCCCGCCGGAGCGCTCATCCTCCTGGAGTCGGTGAAGGCCTTGGGGCTGGAGGGGTGCCGGGTCAGTGACAGGGGACTCAGATGGGGGCTGCTCGCGCATCGGTTCGGCGCGGGGGCCGCCCGGTCATGA
- a CDS encoding aminotransferase class V-fold PLP-dependent enzyme: MSAPFRSHWGLDPEVRFLNHGSYGACPTAVLQKQSELRARLESEPVRFLHREIEPLLDEARAVLADFVGADTEDVSFVPNATGGVTTVLRSLRFEPGDELLTTDHEYNASRNALDFVSETWGAKVVVAKLPWPVSSPEAVVDAVLAHVTPRTRLLLVDHVSSQTALVMPLARLVSEMRARGIETLVDGAHGPGMVPLALRSLGAGYYTGNCHKWLCSPKGAAFLYVRRDLQSGVTPLAVSHGRNSPRTDRSRHRLLFDWTGTHDPTAALCVPEALRVMGGMLPGGWPALMAHNRDKALAARAMLCERLKVAPACPEEMVGSMAVVTLPPGYPERPEPPLYLDPLHLRLFDEHRIEVPVVAWPKPPHRHVRVSAQLYNTPDEYVALADALEVLLR, from the coding sequence ATGAGCGCCCCTTTCCGTTCCCACTGGGGATTGGACCCCGAAGTCCGATTCCTCAACCATGGCTCGTATGGCGCGTGCCCCACCGCGGTGCTCCAGAAGCAGTCGGAGCTGCGCGCGCGCCTGGAGTCCGAGCCCGTCCGCTTCCTCCACCGTGAAATCGAGCCGCTGCTCGACGAAGCCCGCGCGGTGCTCGCGGACTTCGTGGGCGCGGACACGGAGGACGTGTCCTTCGTCCCCAACGCCACCGGCGGCGTCACCACCGTGCTGCGCTCGCTGCGCTTCGAGCCCGGTGACGAGCTGCTCACCACGGACCACGAATACAACGCCAGCCGCAACGCGCTGGACTTCGTCTCCGAGACCTGGGGCGCGAAGGTGGTGGTGGCGAAGCTGCCCTGGCCCGTGAGCTCTCCCGAAGCGGTGGTGGACGCGGTGCTGGCACATGTGACGCCGCGCACGCGCCTCCTGCTGGTCGACCATGTCTCCAGCCAGACGGCGCTGGTGATGCCGCTGGCGAGGCTCGTCTCGGAGATGCGTGCGCGCGGCATCGAGACGCTGGTGGATGGTGCGCACGGACCGGGCATGGTGCCGCTGGCGCTGCGCTCGCTGGGCGCGGGTTACTACACGGGCAACTGCCACAAGTGGCTGTGCTCGCCCAAGGGCGCGGCCTTCCTCTACGTGCGCCGCGACTTGCAGTCGGGTGTGACGCCGCTGGCGGTGAGCCATGGACGCAACTCACCCCGCACGGACCGCTCGCGCCACCGGCTCCTGTTTGACTGGACGGGGACGCATGACCCCACCGCGGCGCTCTGTGTCCCGGAGGCACTGAGGGTCATGGGAGGCATGCTCCCCGGGGGGTGGCCCGCGCTGATGGCCCACAATCGCGACAAGGCCCTGGCGGCGCGAGCGATGCTCTGCGAGCGGTTGAAGGTGGCGCCGGCCTGCCCCGAGGAGATGGTGGGCAGCATGGCCGTGGTGACGCTGCCACCGGGGTATCCGGAGCGGCCCGAGCCGCCCCTCTACCTGGACCCGCTCCACCTGCGCTTGTTCGACGAGCACCGCATCGAGGTGCCCGTCGTCGCCTGGCCCAAGCCTCCCCACCGTCACGTGCGCGTGTCCGCGCAGCTCTACAACACGCCCGACGAATACGTCGCGCTGGCGGACGCTTTGGAAGTGCTCTTGCGTTGA
- a CDS encoding spinster family MFS transporter → MSTSSVSLSPSPSAAPATPAANAGYALLILTLINLVNYLDRYIVAVALPGIQQEFQINDTQAGLLGTMFILVFMLASPVGGYLGDRYPRRLLVAGGVLLWSLATGASGLATSFAALLIARAVIGIGEAGYGAVAPSIISDLYPREKRTRMLAYFYIAIPVGAAAGYGLGGWLTQAYSWHVAFFAGGVPGLLLGAMAFFMPEPKRGAMDGPNAETKLPFLVGIKGLGRNAAFWAVTAGYTLMTFSIGGLGFWMPTYLVRERGMLADDSGFRFGAITAVAGLLGTVAGGWMGDKLDRKREGGGLWMSGVGLMLAAPCMYLAVNLKDLGLTFAAIGAAQFLIFLNSGPINAAIVNCVPPAFRAFAMGLNVLCIHLLGDAISPTLIGNIADASSLHTAIAINALPVLLGGVALLIGARLFRSAVPRAEATA, encoded by the coding sequence ATGAGCACTTCCTCCGTGAGCCTCTCGCCCTCCCCTTCCGCGGCTCCCGCGACCCCCGCCGCGAACGCGGGCTACGCGCTGCTCATCCTCACCCTCATCAACCTGGTCAACTACCTCGACCGGTACATCGTCGCCGTCGCGCTGCCGGGCATCCAGCAGGAGTTCCAGATCAACGACACGCAGGCGGGCCTGCTGGGCACCATGTTCATCCTGGTGTTCATGCTGGCCTCGCCCGTGGGTGGATACCTGGGTGACAGGTACCCGCGCCGGCTGCTGGTGGCGGGCGGTGTGCTGCTGTGGAGCCTCGCGACGGGGGCCAGCGGACTCGCCACGTCCTTCGCCGCGCTCCTCATCGCGCGCGCGGTGATTGGCATCGGCGAGGCGGGTTATGGCGCGGTGGCGCCCAGCATCATCTCGGACCTGTATCCGCGCGAGAAGCGCACGCGGATGCTCGCGTACTTCTACATCGCCATCCCGGTGGGCGCGGCAGCGGGCTACGGACTGGGTGGCTGGCTGACGCAGGCGTACTCGTGGCACGTCGCCTTCTTCGCGGGAGGCGTGCCGGGCCTGCTGCTCGGGGCCATGGCGTTCTTCATGCCCGAGCCCAAGCGCGGAGCCATGGATGGCCCCAACGCGGAGACGAAGCTGCCCTTCCTCGTCGGCATCAAGGGACTGGGACGCAACGCGGCCTTCTGGGCCGTGACGGCCGGCTACACCCTGATGACCTTCTCCATCGGCGGCCTCGGCTTCTGGATGCCCACCTATCTGGTGCGCGAGCGCGGGATGCTGGCGGACGACTCCGGGTTCCGCTTCGGCGCGATTACTGCGGTCGCGGGCCTGCTGGGGACCGTGGCCGGGGGATGGATGGGTGACAAGCTGGACCGCAAGCGCGAGGGCGGTGGCCTCTGGATGTCCGGAGTGGGCCTGATGCTCGCGGCGCCCTGCATGTACCTGGCGGTCAACCTGAAGGACTTGGGCCTCACCTTCGCGGCCATCGGCGCGGCCCAGTTTCTCATCTTCCTCAACAGCGGCCCCATCAACGCCGCCATCGTCAACTGTGTGCCCCCCGCGTTCCGCGCCTTCGCCATGGGGCTGAACGTGCTGTGCATCCACCTGCTCGGCGACGCGATTTCGCCCACGCTCATCGGCAACATCGCCGACGCGTCGAGCCTCCACACCGCCATCGCCATCAACGCCCTGCCCGTGCTGCTCGGCGGCGTGGCGCTGCTCATCGGAGCGCGGCTGTTCCGCTCGGCGGTTCCTCGAGCGGAAGCTACCGCCTGA
- a CDS encoding lysophospholipid acyltransferase family protein, with amino-acid sequence MFYACVRAVVAVCLRLFYRVKVNAPGPEPEGPVLFVGNHPNGLIDPGLVFIITRRPVTFLAKAPLFSMPVLGWLLKGLDALPVYRKQDDPTKMGGNEGTLDAAKGALRQGRAITIFPEGKSHSEPGLAELKTGASRIALSAAKEGAPVRIVPVGLTYAEKNVFRSEVLIDVGPAIDVTPFLPADAAAEPESVRALTERIAEGLRAVTLNLEQWADLPLVQLAEQLYSFKQGQVLDAERLRLWARGVQLFRAREPERFEGVRAHLASFKRRLGLVHAESLKDLALVYRPGNVVPFVVKNLLALVLGLPLFALGLGLFWLPYQVPRAVSRKAELDVQATVKFLTAFVMALVWWGGLTVAAGVWGGAPWAGLTFLAVPPLALFTLYFAERWDVLRRDIDVFFTLGSRVRLKSLLLSDGERLAAEVERLADEYRPQVDTAVRR; translated from the coding sequence GTGTTCTACGCGTGTGTCCGTGCCGTGGTCGCGGTGTGTCTGCGCCTCTTCTACCGGGTGAAGGTGAATGCCCCGGGCCCCGAGCCGGAAGGCCCGGTGCTGTTCGTGGGCAATCACCCCAACGGGCTCATCGACCCGGGGCTCGTCTTCATCATCACGCGCCGCCCTGTGACGTTCCTCGCGAAGGCGCCGTTGTTCTCCATGCCCGTCCTCGGCTGGCTGCTCAAGGGGCTGGATGCGCTGCCGGTGTATCGCAAGCAGGATGACCCCACGAAGATGGGGGGCAACGAGGGCACCCTCGATGCCGCGAAGGGTGCGCTGCGCCAAGGCCGCGCCATCACCATCTTCCCCGAGGGGAAGAGCCACTCGGAGCCGGGGCTCGCGGAGCTGAAGACGGGCGCGTCGCGCATCGCGCTGAGCGCGGCGAAGGAGGGCGCGCCCGTGCGCATCGTCCCCGTGGGCCTCACGTATGCGGAGAAGAACGTCTTCCGCAGCGAGGTCCTCATCGACGTGGGGCCCGCCATCGACGTCACGCCGTTCCTTCCCGCCGATGCGGCCGCGGAGCCCGAGTCCGTGCGCGCCCTGACCGAGCGCATCGCCGAGGGGCTCCGCGCGGTGACGCTCAACCTGGAGCAGTGGGCGGACCTGCCGTTGGTGCAGCTCGCCGAGCAGCTCTATTCCTTCAAGCAGGGGCAGGTGCTGGACGCGGAGCGTCTGCGGCTGTGGGCTCGGGGCGTGCAGTTGTTCCGCGCGCGGGAGCCGGAGCGGTTCGAGGGTGTGCGCGCGCACCTCGCGTCCTTCAAGCGGCGGCTGGGGCTGGTGCATGCGGAGAGCCTCAAGGACCTGGCGCTCGTCTACCGGCCGGGCAACGTGGTGCCCTTCGTCGTGAAGAACCTGCTCGCGCTGGTGCTGGGGCTGCCGCTGTTCGCGTTGGGCCTGGGGCTCTTCTGGCTGCCGTACCAGGTGCCCAGGGCCGTCAGCCGCAAGGCGGAGTTGGATGTCCAGGCGACGGTGAAGTTCCTCACCGCGTTCGTCATGGCGCTCGTCTGGTGGGGCGGGCTCACCGTCGCCGCGGGCGTGTGGGGCGGGGCGCCGTGGGCGGGGCTGACGTTCCTCGCGGTGCCGCCCCTGGCGCTCTTCACGCTCTACTTCGCCGAGCGCTGGGACGTGCTGCGGCGGGACATCGACGTGTTCTTCACGCTGGGCAGTCGCGTGCGGCTCAAATCGCTGCTGCTCTCGGACGGAGAGCGGCTGGCCGCGGAGGTGGAGCGACTGGCCGATGAGTATCGGCCCCAGGTGGACACCGCCGTCAGGCGGTAG